Proteins co-encoded in one Sulfurimonas sp. HSL1-2 genomic window:
- a CDS encoding MinD/ParA family protein, whose protein sequence is MRRAKRTRFIAVTSGKGGVGKSTITSNLALLLSISGLKVAVFDADIGLANLDVMFNVTAGKNILHVLKGEAALRDVVIPVAENLLLIPGESGEEIFRYCDAGMFERLIGETGVLDDIDIMLIDTGAGIGEHTQLFLQSADDVIVVTVPDPAAITDAYATIKVTARRRKDIKMILNQVHSPKEAHNIFAKISTVAKTHIGPDLRLELLGEMTRDDKVAYAVKRRSSFVREFPTARPTRELQAIAQNIMADIDRSVTVQASESGIAGLFKRLLEQF, encoded by the coding sequence ATGCGCCGGGCCAAGCGGACCCGCTTCATTGCCGTAACCAGCGGCAAAGGGGGCGTCGGCAAAAGTACGATCACCTCCAACCTGGCGCTGCTGCTCTCCATCAGCGGCCTGAAGGTGGCGGTGTTCGACGCCGATATCGGCCTGGCGAACCTGGATGTCATGTTCAACGTGACGGCCGGGAAGAATATCCTGCACGTGCTCAAGGGGGAGGCGGCGCTGCGCGATGTCGTCATTCCCGTCGCGGAGAACCTGCTGCTGATCCCCGGAGAGAGCGGGGAGGAGATCTTCCGCTACTGCGATGCGGGGATGTTTGAACGGCTCATCGGCGAGACGGGCGTGCTCGACGACATCGATATCATGCTCATCGACACCGGGGCGGGCATCGGCGAACATACCCAGCTCTTTTTGCAGTCGGCCGACGACGTCATCGTCGTGACGGTACCCGATCCCGCCGCCATCACGGACGCCTATGCCACGATCAAAGTGACCGCGCGCCGCCGCAAGGATATCAAGATGATCCTCAACCAGGTGCACAGCCCCAAAGAGGCCCACAATATCTTTGCGAAGATCAGCACGGTCGCCAAAACGCATATCGGGCCGGACCTCCGCCTCGAGCTGCTCGGGGAGATGACCCGGGATGACAAGGTCGCCTATGCCGTCAAACGGCGTTCGAGCTTTGTCCGCGAATTCCCGACCGCCCGGCCGACCCGGGAGTTGCAGGCGATTGCGCAGAACATCATGGCCGACATCGACCGCAGCGTCACGGTGCAGGCGAGCGAAAGCGGTATTGCCGGGCTCTTCAAACGCCTGCTGGAGCAGTTCTGA
- a CDS encoding shikimate kinase, which translates to MAKNIILIGFMGVGKGSIAREIVKQHPMVALDTDDVIESMENRKIKKIFEEEGEAHFRKIEQQVADWLESDVRHTLISTGGGFFKVKNLHKIGTVVLLHADFDTIHRRILAHPNAEKKLKKRPLFQDEARARTLYDEREKHYMKAADIVIDVAGKSPEKIAKEIIKKVLKK; encoded by the coding sequence ATGGCAAAGAATATTATTTTAATCGGATTCATGGGAGTCGGCAAGGGCAGTATCGCCCGCGAGATCGTCAAACAGCACCCCATGGTGGCCTTGGATACTGACGATGTGATCGAGAGTATGGAGAACCGGAAGATCAAGAAGATCTTTGAAGAGGAGGGCGAAGCGCATTTCCGCAAGATCGAACAGCAGGTCGCCGACTGGCTCGAATCGGACGTACGGCATACGCTCATCTCCACGGGCGGCGGTTTTTTCAAGGTCAAGAACCTGCACAAGATCGGCACCGTCGTCCTGCTGCACGCGGATTTCGACACGATCCACCGCCGTATCCTTGCCCACCCCAATGCGGAAAAGAAGCTGAAAAAACGTCCCCTTTTCCAGGATGAGGCCCGCGCCCGCACCCTCTACGACGAGCGGGAAAAACACTATATGAAAGCGGCCGATATCGTTATCGATGTCGCCGGCAAAAGCCCCGAGAAGATCGCGAAAGAGATCATCAAGAAGGTGCTCAAAAAATGA
- a CDS encoding aminofutalosine deaminase family hydrolase: MTILIPSAILTPTGITTEHAVAFEETIVAVAPADELKARFPDAEILEAEKPTLLMPGLINAHVHLEFSANKTTLKYGNFLTWLYSVIEERDTLINACGRECLDRTIAMMLDNGITAFGAISSHGLDLEAAAAAPQKVVFFNEVIGSQAAMADALYTDFLQRLDNSKTVERPGFFPAVAIHSPYSVHPALIKRALRVARDEHLVTTAHYLESPAEREWLDRNEGEFKPFFQELLKQEYAVNDAAGFLELFAETPTLMTHVVQAQPQELEALSQGGHTVIHCPVSNRLLGNGAIDLDALEAHELPWLTGTDGLSSNYALDLFEEMKIALFLHSETPLLPLARRLLNSVTVDAARALRLNCGEIAEGKAADMLWVELDHTPSDDTPLHLLLQRYPLRQIFIDGISRKG, translated from the coding sequence ATGACGATCCTCATTCCCTCCGCAATCCTGACACCGACCGGCATCACGACCGAACACGCCGTCGCCTTCGAAGAGACCATCGTCGCCGTCGCGCCCGCCGATGAACTAAAGGCGCGTTTCCCGGACGCCGAAATCCTCGAAGCGGAAAAGCCGACGCTTCTGATGCCGGGACTGATCAACGCCCACGTCCACCTTGAGTTCAGCGCCAACAAAACGACCCTGAAATACGGCAACTTCCTCACCTGGCTCTACAGCGTGATCGAGGAGCGCGATACGCTCATCAATGCCTGCGGACGGGAGTGTCTCGATCGCACCATCGCCATGATGCTCGACAACGGCATTACCGCTTTCGGGGCCATCAGTTCCCACGGCCTGGACCTCGAAGCCGCAGCCGCGGCCCCGCAGAAGGTCGTCTTCTTCAACGAAGTGATCGGTTCGCAAGCCGCGATGGCCGACGCGCTGTACACGGACTTTCTGCAGCGCCTCGACAACTCCAAGACCGTCGAACGCCCCGGCTTCTTCCCCGCCGTCGCCATCCACTCCCCCTACTCCGTCCACCCCGCCCTTATCAAGCGTGCCCTTCGCGTCGCACGTGACGAGCATCTGGTCACGACGGCCCACTACCTTGAAAGCCCGGCCGAACGGGAGTGGCTCGACCGCAACGAAGGGGAGTTCAAACCCTTCTTTCAGGAGCTGCTCAAACAGGAGTATGCCGTCAATGACGCCGCAGGTTTCCTCGAACTCTTTGCCGAGACGCCGACGCTGATGACCCATGTCGTCCAGGCACAGCCGCAGGAGCTCGAAGCCCTCTCGCAGGGGGGCCATACCGTTATCCACTGCCCCGTCTCCAACCGGCTGCTGGGCAACGGGGCCATCGACCTTGACGCCCTCGAGGCGCATGAACTCCCCTGGCTGACGGGCACCGACGGGCTCAGCTCGAACTACGCCCTCGACCTCTTCGAGGAGATGAAAATCGCGCTCTTCCTGCATTCGGAGACCCCGCTGCTCCCCCTGGCCCGGCGCCTGCTCAACAGCGTCACCGTCGACGCCGCCAGGGCCCTGCGCCTCAACTGCGGCGAAATCGCCGAGGGCAAGGCCGCCGACATGCTCTGGGTTGAACTCGACCACACCCCCAGCGACGATACGCCGCTGCACCTGCTGCTGCAGCGCTACCCGCTCCGCCAGATCTTCATCGACGGTATCTCACGCAAAGGCTGA
- a CDS encoding UbiX family flavin prenyltransferase, whose protein sequence is MKIIIAISGASGASLGLKTLRALPDHVQKHLIVSENARTVFRHEQDVTLHDADDIAAPLASGSFGADAMMIIPCSMNTLAKVAVGIADNLTTRAAAVMIKEHKTLLLAPREMPFSAIALENMHKLATLGVFIAPPVLAYYSQQESLDAMEDFMIGKWFDLVGIENNLYKRWGSDD, encoded by the coding sequence ATGAAGATCATCATAGCCATCAGCGGTGCAAGCGGGGCCTCCCTGGGACTCAAAACCCTCCGTGCCCTTCCGGACCATGTCCAGAAGCACCTTATCGTCTCCGAAAACGCCAGAACGGTGTTCCGCCACGAGCAGGATGTCACGCTCCACGATGCGGATGACATCGCCGCACCTTTGGCCTCCGGTTCCTTCGGCGCGGACGCGATGATGATCATCCCCTGCAGCATGAATACCCTGGCCAAGGTGGCCGTCGGCATTGCGGACAACCTCACCACGCGGGCAGCTGCGGTGATGATCAAAGAGCACAAGACCCTGCTGCTCGCCCCGCGGGAGATGCCCTTCTCGGCCATTGCCCTGGAGAACATGCACAAACTGGCCACCCTGGGCGTTTTTATCGCCCCGCCGGTCCTGGCCTACTATTCGCAGCAGGAGAGCCTCGATGCCATGGAGGACTTCATGATCGGCAAATGGTTCGACCTGGTCGGGATCGAAAACAATCTTTACAAGCGCTGGGGGAGCGATGATTAA
- the folK gene encoding 2-amino-4-hydroxy-6-hydroxymethyldihydropteridine diphosphokinase — MVERRLPSGLALIRTGNFPGLFPMRRLPHRAVIGIGGNVGDVVRRFERLLVFLRRDPFINVLSASPLLQNPPFGYTDQPDFINGVLLVETTLPPRALMHHLLRIERRFRRVRTFSNAPRTLDLDILFYDRRTLDYPDLTVPHPHWRERDSVVIPLSLLPGRTR; from the coding sequence ATGGTCGAGCGGCGGCTCCCCTCGGGCCTGGCCCTGATCCGTACAGGGAACTTTCCCGGGCTTTTCCCCATGCGCAGGCTGCCGCACAGAGCGGTGATCGGGATCGGCGGCAACGTGGGAGACGTCGTCAGGCGCTTCGAACGGCTGCTCGTCTTCCTTCGCCGGGACCCCTTTATCAATGTACTTTCCGCATCGCCGCTGCTTCAGAACCCCCCGTTCGGTTACACGGACCAGCCCGATTTTATCAACGGGGTGCTCCTCGTCGAGACGACGCTCCCGCCGCGCGCACTGATGCACCACCTTCTGCGTATCGAACGCCGTTTCCGGCGGGTACGCACCTTTTCCAATGCCCCGCGGACCCTGGACCTCGACATACTTTTCTATGACCGCAGGACGCTCGACTACCCCGACCTGACCGTGCCCCATCCGCACTGGCGGGAGCGCGACAGCGTCGTCATACCGCTCTCCCTGCTGCCCGGGAGGACGCGTTGA
- a CDS encoding DUF255 domain-containing protein: protein MKRLFSLLVLTTTLLSGAGIQWEKDFDTALAKAKALDRPLFFVFSRHSCKWCRHLEATTFQNAEVIERLNGKFVNVIAYTDDGDYVPQELWSPGTPALWFLEGSGEAMFPAIPGAVGAADFLKATDIVLQAYEEQRRQ, encoded by the coding sequence ATGAAAAGGCTCTTTTCCCTGCTGGTGCTGACGACCACACTGTTATCCGGGGCGGGAATCCAGTGGGAAAAAGACTTTGACACTGCCCTTGCGAAGGCGAAGGCACTGGACAGACCGCTCTTCTTCGTCTTCTCCCGTCACAGCTGCAAATGGTGCCGCCACCTGGAGGCGACGACCTTTCAAAACGCCGAGGTGATTGAACGCCTCAACGGTAAGTTCGTCAACGTGATCGCTTATACGGACGACGGCGATTACGTCCCGCAGGAGCTCTGGAGCCCCGGGACACCGGCACTCTGGTTCCTTGAAGGCAGCGGCGAAGCGATGTTCCCGGCGATTCCGGGTGCCGTCGGTGCCGCCGATTTTCTGAAGGCCACGGATATTGTTCTGCAGGCATACGAAGAACAGCGAAGGCAGTAG
- the sppA gene encoding signal peptide peptidase SppA produces MHFLKTLFAPLGALIDYIQNHFKALLFLLLLFIIFFPMPDDGFETVNLQRIELSGPIFDTTDVVRELDEACANPQIKGVLLVADSPGGAVAPSVEVAYALKRLHDAKPVVVYAKGVLASGSYYASIWADEIVANPGAMVGSIGVIMQGANLEGLMEKLGIGTQVVKAGKYKQAGTPDRQWTPYERAEIDKVIQDTYAMFVRDVAEARGLDPAKSAEFADAHIFTARQAEAVGLIDSVGVEYDAQRLLENRTGVTEPVWNAESEMERFFRTLGAEGVSMLQLYFPHMVLK; encoded by the coding sequence ATGCATTTTCTCAAAACGCTGTTCGCTCCCCTGGGCGCATTGATCGACTACATCCAGAACCACTTCAAAGCGCTGCTGTTTTTGCTGCTGCTCTTCATCATCTTCTTCCCGATGCCCGACGACGGCTTCGAGACGGTCAACCTCCAACGGATCGAACTGAGCGGTCCGATCTTTGACACGACCGACGTCGTACGCGAGCTGGATGAAGCCTGTGCCAACCCGCAGATCAAAGGGGTCCTGCTCGTCGCCGACTCCCCCGGCGGTGCGGTGGCCCCCTCCGTCGAGGTCGCCTACGCGCTCAAGCGGCTGCATGACGCCAAGCCCGTTGTCGTCTACGCCAAGGGGGTTCTCGCCAGCGGCAGCTACTACGCCTCGATCTGGGCGGATGAAATCGTCGCCAACCCCGGCGCCATGGTCGGTTCCATCGGTGTAATCATGCAGGGCGCGAACCTGGAGGGGCTGATGGAGAAGCTCGGCATCGGGACCCAGGTCGTCAAAGCGGGCAAGTACAAGCAGGCCGGCACGCCGGACCGCCAGTGGACGCCCTACGAACGGGCCGAAATCGACAAAGTCATCCAGGACACCTATGCGATGTTCGTACGCGATGTCGCCGAAGCGCGCGGCCTGGACCCCGCCAAAAGCGCCGAGTTCGCCGATGCCCACATCTTCACGGCCCGGCAGGCCGAGGCCGTCGGCCTCATTGACAGCGTCGGCGTCGAATATGATGCACAGCGGCTGCTCGAAAACCGCACCGGGGTCACCGAGCCCGTCTGGAATGCGGAGAGTGAAATGGAGCGTTTTTTCCGTACCCTCGGGGCGGAAGGAGTAAGCATGCTGCAACTTTATTTCCCGCATATGGTTCTCAAATAA
- a CDS encoding 4Fe-4S dicluster domain-containing protein, whose protein sequence is MQLGFLVDLHLCMGCKGCEIACKVENQVPLSTWRLRVKYVDVGTFPETKRTFTPLRCNHCHNAPCERICPVSALHYIDNGIVNIDKERCIGCAGCVMACPYGAIYIDPETQTADKCTYCAHRIASSLMPACVVACPVEANIFGDLDDPTSNISKYIQNHQGDVQVRKPEKGTDPHHYYVGGGNVTLNPLASFRVEGHQLFNKLTTHMPVGGHH, encoded by the coding sequence ATGCAATTAGGCTTCCTGGTTGATCTGCATCTGTGTATGGGATGTAAGGGTTGTGAGATCGCCTGTAAAGTGGAAAACCAAGTTCCGCTTTCGACATGGCGTCTTCGTGTTAAATATGTGGACGTGGGTACGTTCCCGGAGACAAAACGGACGTTTACTCCGCTGCGCTGTAACCACTGTCACAATGCGCCTTGTGAGCGCATCTGTCCGGTCAGCGCGCTGCACTACATCGACAACGGTATCGTGAACATCGACAAAGAGCGCTGTATCGGTTGTGCGGGTTGTGTCATGGCGTGTCCGTACGGTGCGATCTACATTGATCCGGAGACACAGACGGCGGATAAATGTACGTACTGTGCCCACCGTATCGCTTCGAGCCTTATGCCGGCGTGTGTTGTTGCCTGTCCGGTTGAAGCGAACATCTTCGGCGACCTGGACGATCCGACGTCCAACATCAGCAAGTACATCCAGAACCATCAGGGCGATGTGCAGGTCCGCAAACCGGAAAAAGGCACGGATCCGCACCACTACTATGTCGGCGGCGGCAACGTCACCCTCAATCCTCTGGCATCGTTCAGAGTCGAAGGTCACCAGCTCTTTAACAAGCTGACGACACACATGCCGGTAGGAGGACACCACTAA
- the hisD gene encoding histidinol dehydrogenase has translation MVFTSTTAADFDTIFSNLLERGKMDIEHVTAIVGGIIKEIRSEQNTALKRHIAKFDQWTPVKDEELKIDTDVMARAYAGLEPKLKSALHLAYDRIKSYHEKQLPKSWFDTESNGTILGQKVTPVDRAGLYIPGGKAAYPSSLLMNVIPAQVAGVEEIVVCTPTPENEPNALLLAACHLCGVTQVYKVGGASAIAAMAYGTETIPKVDVITGPGNIFVATAKKLVFGDVNIDMIAGPSEIGVLADASANAHHIAIDLLSQAEHDEMASSILITPSAELAEQVNLEIEAWLQKLPREQIARKSIVERGAIIVARDMAEAVSLMNEVAPEHLEVATDNPFELLASIKHAGAIFLGHYTPEAIGDYVAGPNHTLPTGGTARFYSPLGVENFMKKSSVIAFSRGAINEIGEACALIAHTEGLTAHEQSVRVRMENAE, from the coding sequence ATGGTATTTACATCGACGACCGCCGCCGACTTCGACACGATTTTCTCGAACCTGCTTGAACGCGGGAAAATGGATATCGAGCATGTCACCGCTATCGTCGGCGGGATCATCAAGGAGATCCGCAGCGAGCAGAACACGGCGCTGAAGCGCCACATCGCGAAATTCGACCAGTGGACGCCCGTCAAGGACGAAGAGCTCAAAATCGATACGGACGTGATGGCGCGGGCCTACGCAGGGCTGGAGCCCAAACTGAAATCGGCGCTGCACCTCGCCTACGACCGCATCAAGTCCTACCATGAGAAGCAGTTGCCCAAATCCTGGTTCGATACCGAAAGCAACGGGACGATTCTGGGGCAGAAGGTGACGCCGGTCGACCGCGCGGGCCTCTATATCCCCGGCGGGAAAGCGGCCTATCCGAGTTCGCTGCTGATGAACGTCATCCCGGCGCAGGTCGCGGGCGTCGAGGAGATCGTCGTCTGTACGCCGACACCGGAGAACGAACCCAATGCCCTGCTGCTGGCGGCCTGCCACCTCTGCGGCGTGACGCAGGTCTACAAGGTCGGCGGTGCCTCCGCGATCGCGGCGATGGCCTACGGGACGGAGACGATTCCCAAGGTGGACGTCATCACGGGACCGGGCAACATCTTCGTCGCGACGGCGAAGAAACTCGTCTTCGGCGACGTCAACATCGATATGATCGCCGGTCCGAGCGAGATCGGTGTCCTGGCCGATGCGAGCGCGAATGCGCACCACATCGCGATCGACCTGCTGTCGCAGGCGGAACATGACGAGATGGCGAGCTCCATCCTGATCACCCCCTCGGCCGAACTGGCAGAGCAGGTGAACCTCGAGATCGAAGCCTGGCTGCAGAAGCTGCCGCGCGAACAGATCGCCCGCAAGTCCATTGTCGAACGGGGAGCCATCATCGTCGCGCGTGACATGGCCGAGGCGGTATCGCTGATGAACGAGGTCGCACCGGAACACCTCGAGGTGGCGACGGACAACCCCTTTGAACTGCTCGCTTCCATCAAGCACGCCGGCGCCATCTTCCTGGGCCACTATACCCCCGAGGCGATAGGGGATTACGTCGCCGGGCCGAACCACACGCTGCCGACCGGCGGCACGGCCCGTTTCTACTCGCCGCTGGGCGTGGAGAACTTCATGAAGAAGTCCTCCGTCATCGCATTCTCGCGCGGGGCCATCAACGAAATCGGCGAGGCGTGCGCCCTGATTGCGCATACGGAAGGGCTGACGGCACATGAACAGTCCGTCCGCGTCCGCATGGAAAACGCCGAGTAA
- a CDS encoding cupin domain-containing protein has product MTNLYEFTLPEEGEERLDILLRNDAVRIERIASNRARTEWYDQDEDEWAVLLEGRAELEIGARRVTLLRGDTLHLPAHCRHRVLSTSDDALWLAVFIKDISAVS; this is encoded by the coding sequence ATGACGAATCTCTATGAGTTCACCCTCCCGGAGGAGGGCGAAGAGCGGCTGGATATCCTGCTGCGCAATGACGCGGTCCGGATCGAGCGGATCGCTTCGAACCGTGCGCGGACGGAATGGTACGACCAGGATGAGGATGAGTGGGCCGTTCTGCTCGAGGGCAGAGCGGAGCTGGAGATCGGGGCGCGCCGTGTGACGCTCTTGCGCGGCGATACGCTGCACCTGCCGGCGCATTGCCGGCACCGGGTGCTCTCGACCTCGGATGACGCCCTTTGGCTGGCGGTTTTTATCAAAGATATATCAGCGGTTAGTTAG
- a CDS encoding PAS domain-containing protein, with product MIKRPKPIDEEVLFDGRSLISETDLKGVITFVNRKFVEMTGYSKEEAVGQPHSILRHPDMPKAAFEGMWKLIKEGKTWEGYVKNLRKDGKYYWVVVTIVPKKDEAGNIIGYIASRKMPDRDKLKTVIKQYHDLIAKEK from the coding sequence ATGATCAAACGACCGAAACCTATCGATGAAGAAGTACTTTTCGACGGCAGAAGCCTGATCTCCGAGACCGATCTCAAAGGGGTTATCACCTTCGTCAACCGTAAATTTGTAGAGATGACAGGCTATTCCAAAGAGGAGGCCGTGGGGCAGCCTCACAGCATTCTGCGCCATCCCGATATGCCCAAAGCGGCGTTCGAGGGGATGTGGAAACTGATCAAAGAGGGCAAGACCTGGGAAGGGTATGTCAAAAACCTCCGCAAAGATGGAAAGTACTACTGGGTCGTCGTGACGATCGTGCCGAAAAAAGATGAGGCGGGCAATATCATCGGATACATCGCTTCGCGTAAGATGCCGGACCGCGACAAGCTCAAAACCGTCATCAAGCAGTACCACGACCTGATCGCCAAAGAGAAGTAG
- the nrfD gene encoding NrfD/PsrC family molybdoenzyme membrane anchor subunit, translating into MVHEAVAATNAVVTLDVGLPGIVWGWIITMNMWAKSIGTGVIFMLFYLLKRYPEAAGSLRFPVTVVSIVFIHIFLFFTVIDLHQMFRFWHIFFHPHWTSAITVGAWIVTILVLVLFGMAFATFIKKDNALFDKLLVWAVILAVPVTLYTAAIMAEATARELWQMPTEAAQMILAATLTGSATLLLMGGNLPYEAKRDLAVVLGLSALAAFILYMSELVFGPIKAEEVAATLEAVKGHGEYTTMFWVGQVLAFIAPFVLVILSVTNRSAGLLKVAALSAIVGLWIVKHVWLVIPQLLPMS; encoded by the coding sequence ATGGTACATGAAGCTGTAGCTGCGACAAATGCCGTCGTCACACTCGACGTCGGGCTCCCGGGTATCGTCTGGGGATGGATCATTACAATGAACATGTGGGCGAAAAGCATCGGTACCGGTGTCATTTTCATGCTCTTCTACCTGTTGAAGCGCTACCCGGAAGCGGCTGGAAGCCTGCGTTTCCCGGTGACGGTGGTCTCCATCGTCTTCATCCATATTTTCCTGTTCTTTACGGTCATTGACCTGCACCAGATGTTCCGCTTCTGGCACATCTTCTTCCACCCGCACTGGACGTCGGCGATTACCGTCGGTGCATGGATCGTCACAATCCTCGTCCTCGTGCTGTTCGGTATGGCGTTCGCGACCTTCATCAAAAAGGACAACGCGCTCTTTGACAAGCTCCTGGTGTGGGCGGTCATCCTGGCAGTACCGGTGACACTTTACACTGCGGCTATCATGGCGGAAGCGACGGCACGCGAACTCTGGCAGATGCCGACGGAAGCGGCGCAGATGATCCTGGCGGCGACCCTGACGGGTTCCGCGACGCTCCTGCTGATGGGCGGCAATCTGCCGTACGAAGCGAAGCGCGACCTCGCGGTTGTCCTCGGACTCTCCGCGCTGGCAGCATTCATCCTCTATATGTCCGAGCTGGTTTTCGGCCCGATCAAAGCAGAAGAGGTTGCGGCAACACTTGAAGCGGTCAAAGGCCACGGCGAGTATACGACGATGTTCTGGGTCGGTCAGGTTCTGGCCTTCATCGCACCGTTCGTCCTTGTCATCCTGAGCGTAACAAACCGTTCTGCAGGCCTGCTGAAAGTTGCAGCACTCTCTGCGATCGTGGGACTCTGGATCGTCAAGCACGTCTGGCTTGTCATTCCGCAACTCCTGCCAATGAGCTAA
- the aroQ gene encoding type II 3-dehydroquinate dehydratase: MKIAVIQGPNLNMLGVREQQIYGPMKLEQIHQQMKEFAEQNGVEVEFFQSNLEGEIVDRIQECYGDANGIILNAAAYTHTSVAIRDAISAVSLPTIEVHISNIARREEFRQKNMIAPVCTSSIVGFGPFGYHLAMVGMLQIFNEIRVAQQAAQQAAQQA; this comes from the coding sequence ATGAAAATTGCAGTCATTCAGGGACCGAACCTCAATATGCTCGGCGTCCGTGAACAGCAGATTTACGGGCCGATGAAACTTGAACAGATCCACCAGCAGATGAAAGAGTTCGCAGAGCAGAACGGGGTGGAAGTCGAGTTTTTCCAGAGCAACCTCGAGGGCGAGATCGTTGACCGCATTCAGGAGTGTTACGGCGACGCGAACGGTATCATCCTCAATGCCGCGGCCTACACCCATACTTCCGTCGCGATCCGCGATGCCATCTCCGCCGTCAGCCTGCCGACGATCGAAGTGCATATCAGCAATATCGCACGCCGCGAAGAGTTCAGACAGAAGAACATGATCGCACCGGTATGTACCTCCTCCATCGTCGGCTTCGGGCCGTTCGGTTACCACCTCGCCATGGTCGGCATGCTGCAGATCTTCAACGAAATCCGTGTGGCACAACAGGCGGCGCAGCAGGCAGCGCAGCAGGCCTAA